The proteins below are encoded in one region of Rhodoluna lacicola:
- a CDS encoding AAA family ATPase — translation MLIVTANWYVLTGGPSSGKTTTVNLLASRGYKTTIEHARHYLDTTAINGRTVEEVRSNQKEFQHGIARMQIDQERALDPRDTVFLDRALPDSIAYCRFLGIDPDSELLDAVKKATYKKVFLLDLLPLHADYARIEDSAAQLKIHSLLANAYEELNFQIVRVPVLPPEQRVDYILRNL, via the coding sequence ATGTTAATCGTGACTGCAAATTGGTATGTGCTAACAGGTGGACCTAGCTCCGGTAAAACTACGACTGTGAATTTGCTTGCGTCTAGAGGGTACAAAACAACGATCGAACATGCTCGTCACTACCTCGACACGACCGCGATTAACGGGCGCACCGTCGAAGAAGTCAGGTCAAATCAGAAAGAGTTTCAACACGGTATTGCAAGAATGCAAATTGATCAGGAGCGTGCTCTTGACCCACGTGACACAGTTTTTTTAGATCGGGCTTTGCCTGACTCAATCGCCTATTGCAGATTTCTTGGTATCGATCCAGACTCAGAGTTGCTGGACGCGGTCAAAAAAGCAACTTACAAAAAAGTATTTCTTTTGGATTTGCTTCCACTTCACGCTGACTATGCAAGAATTGAGGATTCTGCTGCGCAGTTGAAGATTCACTCTCTGCTAGCGAATGCCTATGAAGAACTAAATTTTCAGATTGTTCGTGTTCCTGTTTTGCCACCAGAACAGCGAGTGGACTACATACTTAGAAATCTGTAA
- a CDS encoding SRPBCC family protein → MDSPKDWMREYPHHLEDSVILQATPESLFSFLDDHRNLGAHMSGGKSAMLGMGGMTLKLDGQRGKKVGAHIVMTGSAFGFKLFIDEIVSECQVSVRKSWETLRSEIVVIGHYRLGFLLAAEKNGTRVTVQIDYENSATHPILSFLGGKLYAKWCVRQMLSAVTSKFAASE, encoded by the coding sequence ATGGATTCTCCTAAAGATTGGATGCGCGAATATCCCCACCACCTAGAGGACTCTGTAATTCTGCAAGCGACTCCCGAATCTCTGTTTTCTTTTCTAGACGACCATCGAAACCTGGGTGCACACATGTCTGGCGGCAAATCTGCCATGTTGGGTATGGGTGGGATGACACTGAAGCTCGATGGGCAAAGGGGCAAGAAGGTGGGTGCCCACATAGTTATGACAGGCAGCGCCTTTGGGTTCAAACTTTTTATCGACGAAATTGTTTCGGAGTGTCAGGTGAGCGTAAGAAAGTCTTGGGAAACTTTGAGATCAGAGATTGTTGTAATCGGTCATTATCGACTTGGTTTTCTCCTAGCCGCTGAGAAGAATGGCACTAGAGTCACCGTTCAAATTGATTATGAAAACAGCGCTACCCACCCAATACTGAGTTTTCTTGGCGGAAAACTTTATGCAAAGTGGTGCGTTCGGCAAATGCTGTCTGCCGTCACATCTAAGTTTGCTGCCTCCGAGTAG
- a CDS encoding copper-translocating P-type ATPase codes for MTHDHHDHAAHGHSTHAHSGHDHEAMTTGHESHEKVEHGVASTQVGHTTHATHDGHATHSGHGGHAGHGGHAGHVEKFRKLFWIMLGVAIPVIGFSSMFAMLIGYDLPSGPWVNFVSPILGTVMFVWGGSPFLTGAWQEIKQRKPGMMLLISLAISVAYIVSVGASLGITDHELDFWWELALLIVIMLLGHWVEMRSLAQTNSALDSLAALLPDEAEVINGDVTLKVSPSELKVGDIVIVRPGGRVPADGEIISGSASMDESMITGESKTVQRTVGEPVVAGTIATDSSIRIRVAAVGADTALAGIQKLVLEAQNSSSKAQRIADQAAALLFWFALGAAAITMAIWSSLGNFDQGVIRTITVLVIACPHALGLAIPLVVAIATERAAKGGVLIKDRLALESMRTVDTILFDKTGTLTKGEPVLTGIETNPGIDEAEIIALAAAAEGDSEHPLAKAIVQAAITRKLKPLSAVDFLSSPAVGVSAVVDGKKVQVGGPNLLLSLGQAELSVASAWKSEGAIILHVAVEGQVVAALRLSDAIREESRQAVEALHKLGRKIVMITGDAEAVAQSVAKELGIDRVFAGVRPEDKSAKVRELQKEGLHVAMVGDGVNDAPALAQADVGIAIGAGTDVAIASAGVILASSDPRSVLSVIQLSNKSYRKMKQNLWWAAGYNMLAVPLAAGVLAPFGLILPMSVGAVLMSLSTIVVALNAQLLRKLDLSPEASASQILGRS; via the coding sequence ATGACTCATGATCACCATGACCATGCCGCACATGGCCACTCCACGCATGCACACTCAGGGCACGACCACGAGGCCATGACGACGGGGCACGAAAGCCATGAAAAAGTCGAGCATGGTGTAGCCAGTACTCAGGTTGGGCATACCACGCATGCAACGCACGATGGACACGCCACTCATTCAGGTCACGGAGGGCATGCAGGTCATGGCGGCCATGCGGGGCACGTAGAAAAGTTCCGAAAATTATTTTGGATCATGCTCGGTGTTGCGATTCCTGTGATCGGTTTTTCTAGCATGTTCGCCATGCTTATCGGTTACGACCTACCAAGCGGCCCATGGGTGAACTTTGTTTCACCAATTCTTGGAACGGTTATGTTTGTCTGGGGTGGCTCACCGTTCCTGACGGGAGCCTGGCAAGAAATTAAACAACGTAAGCCTGGCATGATGCTACTGATAAGTCTCGCGATTTCCGTGGCCTACATAGTTTCAGTAGGAGCCAGTCTAGGAATTACCGACCACGAACTTGATTTCTGGTGGGAACTTGCACTTCTAATCGTGATTATGCTTTTGGGTCACTGGGTAGAGATGCGCTCATTGGCCCAAACTAACTCGGCACTTGATTCACTTGCCGCATTATTGCCAGATGAAGCTGAAGTTATTAATGGCGATGTGACTCTAAAAGTCAGCCCGTCAGAATTGAAAGTGGGGGACATAGTCATCGTTCGTCCTGGAGGTCGTGTACCAGCTGACGGAGAAATCATTTCTGGATCCGCCAGCATGGATGAATCTATGATCACAGGTGAGTCCAAGACAGTGCAGCGAACAGTTGGTGAACCAGTTGTAGCAGGAACAATCGCCACGGATTCATCAATTCGCATCCGAGTAGCAGCTGTTGGTGCCGATACGGCACTCGCAGGGATTCAAAAATTGGTTTTAGAAGCCCAGAACTCATCCTCTAAGGCCCAACGAATCGCTGATCAGGCAGCCGCGCTTTTGTTCTGGTTTGCTCTTGGTGCAGCGGCAATAACCATGGCTATTTGGTCATCCCTTGGAAATTTCGATCAAGGAGTGATTAGAACAATCACGGTGCTTGTCATTGCCTGCCCGCATGCACTTGGCTTGGCAATCCCGCTAGTTGTTGCAATTGCTACTGAGCGAGCTGCTAAAGGTGGCGTCTTGATCAAGGATCGATTGGCTTTGGAAAGCATGCGCACGGTCGACACAATTCTTTTTGACAAGACTGGGACTCTAACCAAAGGTGAACCTGTCCTTACAGGTATCGAGACGAACCCAGGCATCGATGAGGCGGAAATTATTGCGCTGGCTGCAGCAGCAGAAGGTGACTCGGAGCACCCCTTGGCTAAGGCAATTGTTCAGGCTGCGATCACAAGGAAACTTAAGCCTCTGAGCGCAGTGGATTTCTTGTCATCTCCTGCGGTGGGGGTTAGCGCAGTTGTTGATGGAAAGAAAGTTCAAGTTGGCGGGCCAAACCTGCTCTTGAGTTTGGGCCAGGCTGAACTTTCTGTAGCTAGTGCTTGGAAGAGCGAGGGTGCAATCATCTTGCATGTCGCCGTTGAAGGGCAAGTTGTTGCTGCGCTGCGTCTTTCGGACGCGATTCGAGAAGAATCAAGGCAAGCCGTCGAAGCCCTTCACAAGTTGGGCCGCAAAATCGTAATGATCACTGGCGATGCTGAAGCGGTGGCCCAGTCAGTTGCAAAAGAGCTCGGTATTGATCGAGTGTTCGCAGGAGTTCGCCCAGAGGATAAGTCTGCAAAAGTACGGGAACTGCAAAAAGAAGGTTTGCACGTTGCCATGGTTGGGGATGGCGTGAATGACGCTCCAGCCCTAGCTCAGGCAGACGTAGGCATAGCGATTGGTGCGGGAACCGATGTGGCTATTGCCTCGGCTGGGGTCATCCTGGCAAGTTCCGACCCTAGGTCAGTACTTTCTGTGATTCAACTTTCCAATAAGTCTTACCGAAAGATGAAGCAAAACCTTTGGTGGGCTGCTGGATACAACATGCTCGCAGTGCCACTCGCAGCAGGTGTACTGGCCCCGTTTGGTCTTATTCTGCCGATGTCTGTAGGTGCTGTACTTATGTCGCTCTCAACCATCGTTGTTGCACTAAACGCACAGCTTCTTCGAAAACTAGATTTGAGCCCCGAGGCAAGTGCTAGCCAAATTCTAGGCAGGTCTTAA
- a CDS encoding metal-sensitive transcriptional regulator gives MHEPGHGYISDKSKYQSRLRRIEGQVRGVQRMVEEENYCIDVLTQISAIRSSLQGVALALLDDHLNHCVRNAVDSDGNELEEKLAEVSEAISRLVR, from the coding sequence TTGCACGAACCTGGTCACGGGTACATTTCTGATAAATCTAAATATCAATCACGTTTACGCCGCATTGAAGGTCAGGTGCGGGGTGTACAGCGGATGGTTGAAGAAGAAAACTATTGCATCGACGTATTAACGCAAATTTCTGCAATCAGGAGTTCGTTGCAAGGGGTGGCGCTGGCGCTGTTAGACGACCACCTAAATCACTGTGTTCGTAATGCCGTTGATTCAGATGGAAACGAATTAGAAGAGAAACTCGCAGAAGTAAGTGAAGCTATTTCACGCTTGGTTAGATAG
- a CDS encoding heavy metal translocating P-type ATPase: protein MGDICFEPIASSKKAEKISTSLGHGLWQVREIRLASASGILLLLSWILGFGEVPELVTTSLNLGALAISSWTFAPSTLRKLSKGKVGVGTLMTIAAIGALALGQLEEAALLTFLYSISEGLEEYSLISTRHGLRALLDLVPKEATVLQNHAEVKVSPDDLKPGDILVVRPGERFSADCRILNGRTNLDASALTGESVPVEAGPNDVVYAGTINGPGPVEAEVTSSAENNSLAKIVQIVEREQSRKGQSQRLADSIASKLVPGILIMGVLIVIYGFVIGEPTIWFERALVVLVASSPCALAISVPVTVVTAVGAATKIGVLIKGGGALEIMGKVRNVALDKTGTLTRNRPVVIEVACAAKATKEQVLSLAAGLEARSEHPLAKAILEACPNPAAVTDVQSIPGAGIEGKFNNLVVRLGRPGWITSAGLDEKILAMQTIGATAVLVELGGEVIGAIAVRDELRPEANEVISHLNSDGYKTMMLTGDNWATAKAIGLAAGISEVYADLRPENKADIIREAKKRGITAMIGDGVNDAPALATADIGIAIGAMGTDVAIETADVALMGENLNYLPEVLDHARRTRVIMLQNLVLSLALIGILIPLSLFGFVGLATVVLVHNLAEILVILNGVRSGRIFTHREIKLPSFSLELNRS, encoded by the coding sequence ATGGGTGATATCTGTTTTGAGCCGATTGCATCATCGAAAAAGGCGGAAAAAATAAGCACTTCGCTTGGACATGGACTTTGGCAAGTGCGCGAAATTCGGTTAGCTAGCGCTTCAGGAATTCTTCTTCTGCTTTCATGGATTCTAGGGTTTGGTGAAGTTCCAGAACTCGTCACGACATCCCTAAACCTAGGTGCCTTAGCTATATCTTCGTGGACCTTTGCGCCATCAACCCTTCGAAAGCTGAGCAAGGGCAAAGTTGGAGTTGGCACTTTGATGACGATTGCCGCAATCGGTGCTCTGGCTCTTGGGCAACTAGAGGAAGCGGCTTTACTGACGTTTTTATACTCCATTTCGGAGGGGCTAGAGGAATATTCACTAATTAGCACCCGTCATGGCCTTCGCGCATTGCTTGACCTTGTACCCAAGGAAGCCACAGTACTGCAGAATCATGCGGAGGTTAAGGTTTCTCCTGACGACCTTAAGCCGGGCGATATTTTAGTCGTACGGCCTGGGGAGCGATTCTCCGCTGACTGCCGAATCTTAAATGGACGCACCAATCTAGACGCTTCAGCACTTACAGGTGAGTCAGTGCCAGTTGAGGCTGGACCCAACGATGTTGTTTACGCAGGCACCATAAATGGCCCTGGACCAGTCGAAGCTGAAGTTACCTCGAGCGCTGAAAATAACTCACTTGCAAAAATCGTTCAAATTGTAGAACGAGAGCAGTCACGTAAAGGCCAAAGTCAGCGCCTAGCGGATTCGATCGCTTCTAAATTAGTCCCCGGAATCCTCATCATGGGTGTCTTGATTGTAATTTATGGTTTTGTAATTGGTGAACCAACCATTTGGTTTGAGCGAGCACTTGTTGTTTTAGTGGCTTCTTCACCGTGTGCTCTGGCCATCTCAGTGCCAGTCACTGTAGTCACTGCCGTCGGGGCTGCGACAAAAATCGGAGTTCTAATCAAGGGTGGCGGTGCACTTGAAATTATGGGCAAGGTCCGCAATGTTGCACTGGATAAGACGGGAACACTGACTCGCAATAGGCCTGTCGTAATCGAAGTTGCTTGTGCCGCTAAAGCCACAAAAGAGCAGGTTTTGTCACTGGCGGCAGGTTTAGAAGCCAGAAGCGAGCATCCTCTTGCTAAGGCAATTTTAGAAGCGTGCCCTAATCCAGCGGCCGTGACGGATGTGCAAAGTATTCCAGGTGCTGGGATTGAAGGAAAATTCAACAATTTAGTTGTCCGCCTTGGAAGACCAGGATGGATAACTTCTGCAGGACTTGACGAAAAAATATTGGCCATGCAAACAATTGGTGCCACAGCGGTGTTAGTCGAACTTGGCGGTGAAGTCATCGGTGCAATCGCTGTGAGGGATGAATTACGCCCAGAGGCGAATGAAGTTATTTCGCATCTGAATTCCGATGGATATAAAACGATGATGCTTACCGGAGATAACTGGGCCACTGCAAAAGCTATCGGGCTGGCGGCCGGAATTTCAGAGGTTTACGCCGATCTTCGCCCTGAGAATAAGGCTGACATTATTAGGGAAGCTAAAAAAAGGGGCATTACTGCCATGATTGGCGATGGTGTTAACGACGCCCCTGCCTTGGCTACCGCCGATATTGGGATTGCTATAGGCGCCATGGGTACTGACGTTGCAATTGAGACCGCAGACGTTGCACTCATGGGAGAAAACCTAAACTATTTGCCTGAAGTGTTAGATCATGCCCGCAGAACAAGAGTAATCATGCTCCAAAACCTTGTACTTTCACTTGCTCTTATTGGAATTCTAATTCCACTGTCGTTATTCGGATTTGTAGGCTTGGCTACTGTAGTTTTGGTTCATAACTTGGCTGAAATTTTGGTCATTCTAAATGGAGTTAGATCGGGGCGAATCTTCACTCACCGCGAAATTAAACTTCCGTCTTTTTCACTCGAACTGAATCGCTCCTAA
- a CDS encoding multicopper oxidase family protein has translation MSNKTKKQLSRRNFLAIGGAVAGTAAIAGVSYSLLNPTNQAQSGSEPERLVSKNGALGISLVAAMTSKVINGKTAKVMTYNGTSPGPTWVAKPGDVITVDFTNNLGDSTNLHTHGLHVSPEGNSDNTFIEVKDGETFTYKYQIPENHKEGTFWYHPHHHGMVAPQVFAGLYGGIIIENDETPKVEEDRVVIISDISIASDGNVAGANMMSKMMGREGEVLLVNGQVQPVMEPKMWSVERWRIINSCTSRNLDLALTGAKAMVLGIDGNKYSQPRDLKRVTIAPGNRVDLLVTVTDKEASLTYTTVPHPDAMGMMGSATEYKDYPLVKFQPSKAAASIASLAPMSFVQPDLRSLPVSAKRTFKLWMPSMNNMMDMMSTGLEGQFIINGKPFDGTRIDTSSAANSVEEWTLVNESTMDHPFHLHVWDQQLVSVPNRLIQEVEYQDVVNVPAKSKVVVRVQFSDFAGMTVYHCHILDHEDLGMMGIINVI, from the coding sequence ATGTCGAACAAAACTAAAAAACAACTATCAAGACGAAACTTCCTAGCTATTGGTGGAGCTGTTGCTGGAACTGCTGCAATAGCGGGTGTTTCATATTCACTCCTGAATCCCACTAATCAAGCGCAAAGTGGATCTGAGCCAGAGCGCCTAGTCAGTAAAAATGGTGCACTCGGTATCTCCCTTGTTGCTGCGATGACGTCAAAAGTAATCAATGGTAAAACTGCCAAGGTTATGACCTACAACGGCACATCACCTGGACCTACTTGGGTTGCCAAACCAGGTGATGTGATTACGGTTGACTTCACGAATAATTTGGGGGATTCGACGAACCTTCATACTCATGGTTTGCACGTTAGCCCTGAAGGCAACAGCGATAACACATTCATCGAAGTCAAGGATGGTGAAACCTTCACATACAAGTACCAGATCCCTGAAAATCACAAAGAGGGAACCTTTTGGTACCACCCACACCACCATGGAATGGTCGCACCTCAGGTTTTCGCTGGACTCTACGGGGGGATCATCATCGAGAATGATGAGACCCCCAAGGTAGAGGAGGATCGAGTCGTCATAATTTCCGACATCTCAATAGCAAGCGATGGAAACGTTGCAGGTGCGAACATGATGAGCAAAATGATGGGCCGTGAAGGCGAGGTGCTGCTCGTCAACGGACAAGTCCAGCCAGTCATGGAACCAAAAATGTGGAGCGTGGAGCGTTGGAGAATAATTAATTCCTGCACATCGCGAAACTTAGATCTTGCTTTGACTGGCGCTAAAGCTATGGTTTTGGGAATCGATGGCAATAAATATTCGCAACCAAGGGACTTGAAACGAGTAACTATCGCACCTGGAAACAGAGTTGACCTATTAGTGACAGTGACCGATAAGGAAGCATCGCTGACCTACACGACTGTTCCTCACCCTGATGCAATGGGAATGATGGGGAGTGCGACTGAATACAAGGACTACCCGTTAGTTAAGTTTCAACCGTCTAAGGCCGCGGCATCCATCGCTTCGCTTGCGCCTATGTCATTCGTGCAGCCTGATTTGAGGTCACTACCAGTAAGCGCAAAACGCACCTTCAAACTATGGATGCCCAGCATGAATAACATGATGGACATGATGTCGACGGGGCTTGAGGGCCAGTTCATTATTAATGGAAAACCGTTTGATGGCACACGAATCGATACCTCGTCTGCGGCAAATTCAGTTGAAGAGTGGACTCTCGTAAACGAATCGACGATGGACCACCCCTTCCACCTACACGTTTGGGATCAACAACTTGTTTCGGTTCCGAATCGGCTAATTCAAGAAGTTGAGTATCAGGATGTCGTGAACGTTCCTGCCAAATCAAAAGTTGTTGTGCGCGTGCAGTTCAGTGACTTCGCAGGAATGACCGTTTACCACTGTCACATTCTTGACCACGAGGACCTGGGCATGATGGGCATCATTAACGTAATCTAA
- a CDS encoding DUF305 domain-containing protein: protein MNTKFKKSIFVTAGLVAASLALAGCASTANNGMAGMNHDMGSMSGMSGMGSDSAESSTPTSSATSNYGELGDGDIMFAQMMIPHESQAIDMSTMALSNSTNTKLLAFAKKIKAEQESDVSTMTAWLESIGATSYGTQEAEHQMPGMEIAGTVTDAQLTAMSASMGTSFDKLYVKNMLAQLEGCVGMAKAVSATSNVNVAKFAADLVKIRSSEITELKALLTK, encoded by the coding sequence ATGAACACCAAATTTAAGAAATCAATCTTCGTAACTGCTGGCCTAGTTGCCGCTTCCTTGGCTTTGGCAGGATGTGCTTCGACCGCTAACAACGGAATGGCTGGGATGAACCACGACATGGGCTCGATGAGCGGGATGTCTGGGATGGGCTCCGACTCAGCTGAAAGCTCTACTCCAACCTCATCAGCGACCTCCAACTATGGCGAACTTGGGGATGGTGACATCATGTTTGCGCAAATGATGATCCCTCACGAGTCTCAGGCTATTGACATGTCAACAATGGCTCTGAGTAACTCCACGAATACCAAGTTGTTAGCGTTCGCTAAAAAGATTAAAGCCGAGCAAGAGTCTGACGTTTCTACAATGACTGCTTGGCTGGAGTCGATTGGCGCCACTTCTTATGGCACCCAAGAGGCAGAGCATCAAATGCCTGGTATGGAGATTGCGGGTACAGTCACTGATGCTCAATTGACCGCTATGTCGGCGTCGATGGGAACCTCCTTCGACAAGCTCTATGTCAAAAACATGCTCGCGCAACTAGAAGGTTGTGTTGGCATGGCGAAGGCTGTTTCAGCTACATCAAATGTGAATGTTGCAAAATTTGCGGCCGATTTAGTGAAAATTCGCTCTTCCGAAATCACCGAGCTAAAAGCACTGCTTACAAAGTAG
- a CDS encoding F510_1955 family glycosylhydrolase has translation MKSRISKHLLASLSLLSVLFLSACSPPNPTSPAVNFGHVHGIVDLGGGDILLGTHSGIYTINEEGDVAGPIGGNDFDAMGISGDEKTLYASGHPGPNTDAQLGTPNLGIIRSDDEGENWSPVSFTGAEDFHVLTVGPNNSLYGIGSGSLALRVSLNGGQTWQNKSKIEAVDLAATSDGALFAATPEGLLVSEDKGTSFTPIKGAPLLYTISSMPEDGLIGVDVNGVLWKMSDQKWQQFGSSRGTVQALLELESGAVALVDERGVVLLKDSKAEVLYRPASSP, from the coding sequence ATGAAAAGTCGAATATCAAAACATTTGCTCGCTAGCCTCTCGCTACTTTCAGTTTTATTTCTAAGCGCATGTAGCCCCCCTAACCCCACTTCTCCAGCGGTCAACTTTGGTCACGTTCACGGCATCGTTGATCTCGGAGGTGGCGACATTCTTCTAGGAACACACTCTGGCATTTACACAATCAACGAAGAGGGCGACGTCGCCGGGCCAATTGGGGGCAATGATTTTGACGCCATGGGAATTAGCGGTGACGAAAAAACTCTTTATGCCTCTGGCCATCCGGGGCCCAATACGGACGCTCAACTAGGAACTCCGAATCTTGGAATTATTCGAAGTGATGATGAGGGAGAGAACTGGTCACCAGTCTCCTTCACGGGAGCCGAAGATTTCCACGTGCTTACTGTAGGACCAAACAACTCCTTGTATGGAATAGGTTCTGGGTCACTCGCCCTTCGAGTGAGCCTTAATGGCGGACAGACTTGGCAGAACAAGAGCAAAATCGAAGCGGTGGATCTTGCAGCCACATCTGACGGGGCGCTATTTGCTGCAACACCTGAAGGTCTTTTGGTGAGTGAAGATAAGGGAACGTCATTCACGCCTATAAAAGGTGCGCCTTTGCTATACACAATTAGTTCTATGCCTGAAGACGGCCTTATTGGCGTTGACGTCAATGGTGTCTTGTGGAAAATGAGTGACCAGAAATGGCAGCAATTCGGTTCTTCTCGCGGCACGGTTCAGGCACTTCTTGAATTGGAATCAGGCGCGGTAGCCCTAGTCGATGAACGCGGGGTAGTTCTACTGAAAGACTCGAAGGCCGAAGTGCTTTACAGGCCCGCGAGCAGCCCCTAG
- a CDS encoding tyrosine-type recombinase/integrase: MHPSFAEPEAFVFGLTNGELRSPNDISARWARAVKKAATYVSEQNSFGARELPKLTLKGLRHSHATMLMKNGTNPKIVQERLGHSNINTTMDIYSHVTPTMQQEAVSNLVETWEESKTILSIGGGK; the protein is encoded by the coding sequence GTGCACCCCTCCTTTGCTGAACCGGAAGCTTTCGTGTTTGGTTTGACAAACGGAGAGCTTCGCTCACCAAATGACATCTCAGCTCGATGGGCACGTGCTGTTAAGAAGGCGGCCACATATGTAAGTGAACAAAACTCTTTTGGTGCCCGTGAACTGCCTAAGCTTACGCTCAAGGGCCTACGCCACAGTCACGCAACCATGCTCATGAAAAACGGCACTAATCCGAAAATTGTTCAGGAACGTCTGGGCCACAGCAACATCAATACGACTATGGATATTTATTCACACGTCACTCCAACGATGCAGCAAGAAGCGGTGAGCAACCTTGTCGAAACCTGGGAAGAATCTAAAACGATTCTTTCCATTGGGGGCGGAAAGTAG
- a CDS encoding MarC family protein, with the protein MPTSSAVTTLIALFAIVSPITAIPVFLTLTAGRTPSERRSVALKTALVSGATLVVAYFLGEAILRLLSIDINAFRIAGALVIGGIGWSMVQGQKVALAASASGAAVVPLAIPLMAGPGAIAATITIRSTEGGAFWTNIGVILALTVVSYVLFLAAQPLEKLLGETGLSIVSRIFGLLLISIAVSSAIGAVGELFPALLG; encoded by the coding sequence GTGCCAACTTCAAGTGCTGTGACCACCCTGATTGCCCTCTTTGCAATTGTCAGTCCAATCACCGCTATTCCGGTTTTTCTAACCCTCACCGCCGGCCGCACACCCAGTGAGCGCCGATCGGTAGCTTTGAAAACCGCTTTGGTTTCTGGAGCCACGTTGGTGGTTGCCTATTTCTTGGGCGAGGCGATTCTTCGACTGCTGAGCATTGACATCAACGCGTTCCGAATTGCCGGTGCTCTGGTGATTGGTGGAATTGGTTGGTCAATGGTGCAGGGGCAAAAGGTGGCCCTGGCTGCCAGCGCCTCTGGCGCCGCGGTTGTGCCACTGGCGATTCCATTGATGGCAGGTCCCGGTGCAATTGCGGCAACAATCACAATCCGCTCAACTGAGGGCGGAGCCTTTTGGACAAATATTGGTGTGATTTTGGCGTTGACAGTTGTCTCTTATGTTTTGTTCTTGGCGGCTCAACCACTTGAAAAACTACTTGGTGAAACCGGTCTCAGTATCGTGAGTCGCATATTTGGTTTGCTGCTGATCTCCATTGCAGTGTCTTCGGCAATTGGTGCAGTTGGTGAGCTGTTCCCCGCGCTGCTTGGTTAG
- a CDS encoding MFS transporter, with protein sequence MTTKARIAIWFAGAATIFFTRAFLYSTWVSRGPEVQDALAINTAQMGWLAMLYPAGGLAGILFAGPLVHRFGTRNVNTATFAVAGTSFAILGFAVDAGSFFVSSICLFFIGLPMALSDFLGNLEGTAVDKAAKRSIFSAIHGLFGVGMLVGAGLATWLINADVSLSVSFLAVGIFIGVVSIIGGYGFPKHKEPDVSAAKKIENRKIAAKIWTEKRSLLLAVVGFTFIMAEMSAGVWVPLALTNIGYTGAEAATAFGVFWIVITIVRLIGGYVLDLIGRYRLVLASIIFTALGMIIFMTSEATGLEYLGLILWGLGAAVGFPMVIASMSDDQSMAAPRVNMIITVVYISSITVGPALGALGQVAGIYVAFSIPLALVAVSLFLSGATKPIESK encoded by the coding sequence ATGACCACAAAAGCTCGCATCGCAATTTGGTTCGCCGGAGCCGCCACCATCTTTTTCACCCGCGCGTTTCTGTACTCAACCTGGGTGAGCCGCGGGCCAGAGGTGCAAGACGCGCTGGCAATTAACACCGCCCAGATGGGCTGGTTGGCGATGCTTTACCCGGCAGGTGGTCTGGCCGGAATTTTATTCGCCGGTCCATTGGTACACCGATTCGGCACTCGCAACGTGAACACGGCAACATTTGCAGTTGCCGGTACATCCTTCGCGATTCTAGGTTTTGCCGTTGATGCCGGCAGCTTTTTCGTCAGCTCAATCTGTCTGTTCTTCATTGGACTGCCAATGGCCTTGAGTGACTTCCTTGGCAACCTTGAAGGCACCGCTGTTGATAAAGCGGCAAAGCGATCTATTTTCTCTGCGATTCACGGATTATTCGGCGTGGGCATGTTGGTTGGTGCCGGTTTAGCCACCTGGCTAATCAACGCCGATGTCTCGCTGTCGGTTTCTTTCTTGGCCGTGGGTATTTTTATCGGTGTTGTTTCAATAATTGGTGGCTATGGTTTTCCGAAGCACAAGGAACCAGATGTATCAGCAGCCAAGAAAATTGAGAACCGTAAAATCGCCGCGAAGATTTGGACTGAAAAACGAAGCCTGCTGCTTGCAGTGGTTGGTTTCACTTTCATCATGGCCGAGATGTCTGCCGGTGTTTGGGTTCCGTTGGCGCTTACGAATATTGGCTACACCGGAGCCGAAGCTGCCACCGCGTTTGGTGTCTTTTGGATTGTGATTACGATTGTGCGTCTGATTGGTGGCTACGTGCTTGATCTGATTGGTCGCTATCGCCTGGTGCTGGCCTCAATTATTTTCACCGCGCTCGGCATGATCATTTTTATGACCAGCGAGGCCACCGGTTTGGAATACCTAGGGCTCATCCTTTGGGGTCTTGGTGCAGCAGTTGGGTTCCCAATGGTGATTGCATCAATGAGCGATGACCAATCCATGGCCGCTCCCCGAGTAAACATGATTATCACCGTTGTCTACATTTCAAGCATCACCGTTGGCCCCGCACTTGGTGCACTTGGTCAAGTTGCAGGAATCTACGTGGCGTTTAGCATTCCCCTTGCACTCGTTGCTGTCTCACTTTTCTTGAGCGGTGCCACCAAACCGATAGAAAGTAAATAG